A region from the Triticum aestivum cultivar Chinese Spring chromosome 3D, IWGSC CS RefSeq v2.1, whole genome shotgun sequence genome encodes:
- the LOC123079759 gene encoding uncharacterized protein, protein MHDWAPAIIATALFALLCPGGILQLPGRQRTVDFMNLRTSCLSILVHAVIYGVLLMLFVVILQAHLYV, encoded by the coding sequence ATGCACGACTGGGCGCCGGCGATCATAGCGACGGCGCTGTTCGCCCTGCTGTGCCCGGGAGGGATCCTCCAGCTGCCCGGCCGGCAGCGGACGGTCGACTTCATGAACCTCAGGACCAGCTGCTTGTCCATCCTCGTCCACGCCGTCATCTACGGGGTGCTGCTCATGCTCTTCGTCGTCATCTTGCAGGCTCATCTCTACGTCTGA